One Streptococcus gallolyticus subsp. gallolyticus DSM 16831 DNA window includes the following coding sequences:
- a CDS encoding major capsid protein, whose amino-acid sequence MPLIYDVMTAGNVSGYWNASQQAVDSTIGEKVFPAQKQLGLKLSYVKGASGRPVVLKPSAFDTKATLRERMAVELVDKEMPFFKEAMLVKEADRQQLNLIAQTGNQALIDTITAGLFDDATTLLSGAHAQLEAMRMSVLATGKIAVISNGVALDFDYGVADDHKGKVKTAWSDADTATSLKDIDTAITAIEELGNKAEVAYMSAKTFAQLKNAKSTTTLIKPLAPTGAGVTSQELKDYIQDNYGLTIVVKSGTYKDADGKIKKYFPDDKVTFAPNAALGKTMFGTTPEESDLMGGNNAVEVSIVDTGIAITTKKLDDPVNVKTKVSMIALPSFENIDEAYMLSTTPEI is encoded by the coding sequence ATGCCATTAATTTATGATGTTATGACAGCGGGGAATGTCTCTGGTTACTGGAATGCTAGTCAACAAGCAGTTGATTCTACAATCGGTGAAAAAGTGTTCCCTGCTCAAAAACAACTTGGACTGAAATTATCTTACGTCAAAGGTGCGTCTGGTCGTCCGGTCGTATTGAAACCGTCTGCTTTTGATACAAAAGCAACACTTCGTGAACGTATGGCTGTTGAATTGGTTGATAAAGAAATGCCGTTCTTCAAAGAAGCTATGCTCGTGAAAGAAGCTGACCGACAACAATTGAACCTTATTGCTCAAACCGGTAATCAAGCACTTATTGACACAATCACAGCTGGTCTGTTTGATGATGCAACAACGTTACTTTCTGGTGCTCATGCTCAATTAGAAGCTATGCGTATGTCAGTACTTGCGACTGGTAAGATTGCTGTTATCTCAAACGGTGTTGCTCTTGATTTTGATTATGGTGTAGCTGATGACCATAAAGGGAAAGTCAAAACAGCGTGGTCAGATGCAGATACAGCTACATCGCTCAAGGATATTGACACAGCTATTACAGCGATTGAAGAGCTTGGTAACAAGGCGGAAGTAGCTTACATGAGTGCTAAGACATTTGCGCAACTTAAAAACGCTAAATCTACAACAACATTGATTAAACCGCTTGCACCAACAGGAGCAGGAGTTACTAGCCAAGAATTGAAAGACTATATCCAAGATAATTATGGTTTGACTATTGTTGTTAAATCAGGTACTTACAAAGATGCTGACGGTAAAATCAAAAAATATTTCCCAGATGATAAAGTCACTTTTGCACCAAATGCGGCACTTGGTAAAACAATGTTTGGTACAACGCCTGAAGAATCAGATTTGATGGGCGGTAACAACGCTGTTGAAGTATCTATTGTTGATACTGGTATTGCTATCACAACTAAAAAACTTGATGATCCAGTTAATGTTAAAACTAAAGTGTCTATGATTGCTTTACCTTCATTCGAAAATATCGATGAAGCTTATATGCTTAGCACTACACCAGAAATTTAA
- a CDS encoding tail assembly chaperone yields the protein MEFKVKNKIIEIKFDYRTMFKVDKQLATKNKDTGASNNDGVGTLFNNILNRNDEGLVDLILLSANKAFSKAISEDDAITAIENWLADNEAADTESLFEEIQQEMVDSGFFKNKILKYIENLETAVEYMKAQEDSEALQVEITEKLIGKMKSALS from the coding sequence ATGGAATTTAAAGTTAAAAATAAAATCATTGAAATCAAGTTTGATTACCGCACAATGTTTAAAGTTGACAAACAACTTGCCACTAAGAACAAAGATACTGGTGCAAGTAATAATGACGGTGTGGGAACATTATTTAACAACATTTTAAATCGTAATGATGAAGGACTTGTTGATTTAATTCTTTTATCAGCTAACAAAGCATTTAGCAAAGCTATTTCAGAAGATGACGCTATCACAGCCATTGAAAACTGGTTGGCAGATAACGAAGCTGCAGATACAGAAAGCTTGTTTGAAGAAATTCAACAAGAAATGGTTGATTCTGGTTTTTTCAAGAACAAGATTTTGAAATATATCGAAAACTTGGAAACAGCAGTAGAGTACATGAAAGCGCAAGAGGACAGCGAAGCGCTTCAAGTCGAAATTACCGAAAAACTTATTGGCAAGATGAAAAGCGCGCTATCTTAA
- a CDS encoding DUF4355 domain-containing protein, giving the protein MKKELLALNMRNLQFFADGSEAGADDNGGAGTEGNESNNNGNDNGQEFKGPQSQSELDSLTNKAVQKALENYKKGEQERIKQRIAEALEKEKDYANLSAAERAKREFEDSKSAFEQEKAQFEHEKLVVQVEKDLVSKGLPAEFAELLAAGDAEQALEQVSKFEKAFNDAVNAKVKVSLRQPAPNAGGNGASQTNYGASLAKNSIKTGEKLF; this is encoded by the coding sequence ATGAAAAAAGAACTTTTAGCGCTTAACATGCGTAATTTACAATTTTTTGCTGATGGTAGCGAAGCTGGTGCTGACGATAACGGCGGTGCAGGCACAGAGGGCAACGAAAGCAATAACAACGGTAATGATAACGGTCAAGAGTTCAAAGGTCCGCAATCACAGTCAGAATTAGACAGTCTTACGAATAAAGCTGTACAAAAGGCTTTAGAGAATTACAAAAAAGGTGAGCAAGAACGTATTAAACAACGTATTGCTGAAGCTCTTGAAAAAGAAAAAGATTATGCTAATTTATCGGCTGCTGAGCGTGCTAAACGTGAATTCGAAGATAGTAAGTCAGCTTTTGAACAAGAAAAAGCACAATTTGAACACGAAAAATTAGTCGTTCAAGTTGAAAAAGACCTTGTTTCAAAAGGTTTGCCAGCTGAATTTGCCGAATTGTTAGCCGCTGGTGATGCTGAACAAGCACTTGAACAAGTCAGCAAATTTGAAAAAGCCTTTAACGACGCTGTTAACGCTAAAGTCAAAGTATCATTACGTCAGCCAGCACCTAATGCAGGTGGTAATGGTGCTTCACAAACGAATTATGGTGCAAGTCTTGCCAAAAATTCAATCAAAACTGGTGAGAAACTATTTTAA
- a CDS encoding phage portal protein, translated as MTYKETFVDSTGKSNLLELRFHREARMRYSVHDLDTLFADDYRLLKEILHHHETIQRPRIQELLDYAEGNNHDISKAGRRRDDDMADARAIHNFGRAIAVFKQGYLVGNPIQVSYEDDNYQEQLDELAKQNDFHQLNRSLVLDLSKTGRAYDLVYRAQDDTTRAVKLDPLGTFVIYDDTLEMHSVAGVRYYQANPFDDKKKIVEVYTPSNIMTFEYDGTLNEISRTSHAFELVPITEYMNNSNGLGDYETELSLIDLYDASQSDTANYMQDLSDAILAIIGRVNFPADCDTAQKQIEYMRKMRKARLLNLEPPIDQEGNEGTVDAKYLYKQYDVNGTEAYKKRVVNDIHKFTNTPDMTDDNFAGVQSGEAMKWKVFGLDQERVDMQALFERSLKRRYRLVANIGKVAREMTDFDVSKLIITFTPNLPADTANIVTNAKNLYGMVSDETVFDMLQTATGVDAKIEMERLNSEEPQEPEPRIGEVTADEQEAQ; from the coding sequence ATGACATACAAAGAAACTTTTGTAGATAGCACAGGCAAGAGCAATTTACTTGAATTACGTTTCCACCGTGAAGCACGGATGAGATACAGTGTTCACGACTTAGACACGTTATTTGCTGATGACTATCGCTTACTTAAGGAAATACTACATCACCACGAAACAATACAGAGACCACGTATTCAAGAACTGCTTGACTACGCTGAGGGAAATAATCATGATATCAGTAAAGCTGGTCGACGTCGTGATGATGACATGGCAGACGCCCGTGCCATTCATAATTTTGGACGTGCAATTGCTGTATTCAAACAAGGGTATTTGGTTGGCAATCCTATTCAGGTTTCTTATGAGGACGACAATTATCAGGAACAATTGGACGAATTAGCTAAGCAAAATGATTTCCACCAGCTAAACCGTTCACTAGTGCTTGATTTATCTAAAACTGGTCGTGCTTATGACCTAGTTTATCGTGCACAAGATGATACGACACGAGCAGTTAAGCTAGATCCGTTAGGGACATTTGTCATTTATGACGACACTCTGGAGATGCACAGTGTCGCTGGTGTACGCTACTATCAAGCTAATCCGTTTGATGATAAGAAAAAGATTGTTGAAGTCTACACGCCAAGTAACATTATGACGTTTGAATATGACGGTACACTTAATGAAATCAGCAGAACCTCACATGCGTTTGAGTTAGTTCCAATTACGGAATACATGAATAATTCAAACGGATTAGGTGATTATGAAACAGAGTTGTCATTGATTGACTTGTACGACGCTTCGCAATCTGATACAGCTAATTACATGCAAGATTTATCAGACGCTATTTTGGCTATCATAGGTCGTGTTAACTTCCCAGCCGATTGTGATACAGCACAAAAGCAGATTGAGTACATGCGTAAAATGCGTAAAGCTCGTTTGTTAAACTTAGAGCCACCTATTGACCAAGAGGGTAACGAAGGAACAGTTGACGCTAAGTATTTGTACAAGCAATATGATGTTAACGGTACTGAAGCTTACAAAAAACGTGTTGTTAATGACATTCATAAGTTTACCAATACACCAGATATGACCGACGATAATTTTGCTGGTGTTCAGTCTGGTGAAGCTATGAAATGGAAAGTGTTTGGTCTTGACCAGGAACGTGTTGACATGCAAGCTTTGTTTGAAAGGTCTCTTAAACGTCGTTATCGTCTAGTGGCTAACATTGGTAAAGTTGCTCGTGAAATGACAGATTTTGACGTGTCTAAATTAATCATTACATTTACGCCGAACTTACCTGCAGACACAGCAAACATTGTCACAAATGCTAAGAATCTGTATGGCATGGTCAGTGATGAAACTGTTTTTGATATGCTTCAAACGGCGACTGGTGTTGATGCTAAAATTGAAATGGAACGTTTGAACTCCGAAGAACCACAAGAACCAGAACCACGAATTGGTGAGGTGACCGCTGATGAGCAAGAAGCACAATGA
- a CDS encoding HK97-gp10 family putative phage morphogenesis protein, with protein MSIKYSVKGVDRWTKRLRDKSKQAQVATDRQLELSSKRIERGAKTGAPVDTGVLKNTIFSVKAGHLTYKVTAPQHYAIYVEKGTRKMRAQPFLKPAIDAEQPKLISNLRKLYER; from the coding sequence ATGAGTATCAAATACAGCGTTAAAGGTGTTGACAGATGGACCAAACGGCTAAGAGATAAAAGTAAACAAGCACAAGTTGCCACAGACCGCCAATTGGAATTATCTAGTAAACGTATTGAACGCGGTGCCAAAACTGGCGCACCAGTTGATACGGGAGTACTTAAAAATACAATTTTCTCAGTAAAGGCAGGTCATTTAACTTACAAGGTCACAGCACCGCAGCATTATGCTATTTATGTTGAGAAAGGAACTCGCAAAATGCGTGCACAGCCCTTCTTGAAACCAGCTATTGACGCTGAACAACCTAAACTAATCAGTAATTTACGCAAACTATATGAAAGATAG
- a CDS encoding phage head-tail connector protein: MTPTPLDETKIIQNVKLDLEITDKLQDGLLKMLLDRVVKHFKAEYGVSDIDDAYSFIFEDCVIKRFNRRGSEGAQSESVEGHSVSYYENKNEFLPYDDMLQKAFGQSGQSRPGRVFIL, translated from the coding sequence ATGACGCCGACACCACTTGATGAAACTAAAATTATCCAAAATGTAAAGTTGGATTTAGAAATTACTGATAAATTGCAGGACGGTTTGTTAAAAATGCTGTTAGACCGAGTGGTAAAACATTTTAAAGCAGAATATGGCGTGTCAGACATTGACGACGCCTATTCTTTTATCTTTGAGGATTGTGTTATCAAGCGATTTAATAGACGCGGTTCAGAAGGGGCACAGTCAGAAAGTGTAGAAGGTCATTCTGTTTCCTATTATGAAAATAAGAATGAGTTTCTACCCTATGACGACATGTTGCAAAAAGCTTTTGGACAGTCTGGGCAGTCACGACCAGGACGGGTGTTTATCCTATGA
- a CDS encoding DUF3168 domain-containing protein: MTTYSPSTLFLKELHDRLEVLAIPIYFKLPNSDVLEPFIVIGSNSSDTSKTAQTGAVIEDITVNIDVFLDGSSRTNAEEIKSKALRALGRRNATANIIPDNSIGREVYHVSIAVSDTIY; this comes from the coding sequence ATGACGACTTATTCACCATCAACTTTATTTTTAAAAGAACTACACGATAGGTTGGAAGTGTTAGCTATTCCAATCTATTTTAAATTGCCCAATTCTGACGTTTTAGAGCCTTTTATTGTGATTGGGTCTAATTCATCAGATACTTCCAAAACAGCGCAAACTGGGGCTGTTATTGAGGATATCACGGTAAATATTGACGTCTTCCTAGATGGTTCAAGTAGAACTAATGCAGAAGAAATTAAATCTAAGGCTTTAAGAGCGTTAGGGCGCAGAAATGCAACGGCTAACATCATTCCAGATAATAGCATAGGACGTGAAGTGTATCACGTTTCTATTGCTGTATCTGACACTATTTATTAA
- a CDS encoding phage tail tape measure protein, translating to MQNAFTKATSSVSSFATSASSKVSSAFSTISSKVSSASNTISNSFIGKVGSSLTSLSSKVASVATKMASSLGSGFSNLSSKATTALNGMSFNDTTNALAVFAQNGLKGSDAGTSLKTMLLNLSPQTDKAAAQMQQLGIITADGANQFYTAEGKLKSFSEISQILQDSLKGLTAEQQQNALKTMFGTDAIRAANIAMKEGAAGADAMQAAISKVTAADVAKEKLNNLKGAVEYLSGSFETLQIKIGTAVLPILTDLVQWLDKLVSKFSESAGLQKFLDSLTALEPALDHILNGTKLTTDQMSKAQDAVSNLTPAIVGLVGAFAFGPALKYLGSLGTTMGKLAVEAQTSGSVIGNVFGIISTRLLKLDNDGKATAEGFRKAAGQGLSAMSTMANGITSVASVALAVIGPAAILGLVIAGLGLINSQFGTQIDQLLNIVTTKGPQIIQNLVAGITSKIPELIASGADLIAKFANAFTVMFPVLVQAGVQLISSLVQGVGQNAGSLVASAIQIVGMFISSIASALPQLLSVGMDFIANVVNGLVQNLPLLLQYAQQIVDNFGQSLSANMPNIISKGIEIITNLVQGIIQNLPTILAIATQVITGFITGLASYLPQILQGGIQIIVMLVQGILQNLPNIVQSAVQIIQALIQGIIENLPQIIAAGIQLVGQLAVTIIQNIPQILAAGVQLIVGLGQAMLEAIPNALSGVWEGIKSGFTSLWDTITGKSSETTAKVSTDVTTMTTNVGTQTSQMSAQTSADTMSALNSISQNTGLANLNATNNATQMASNVNAQTGIMSVQALNDSIAMANGINTNTAQASTNATTNAQNMANGVNAATSSMNLDAVNQALSLSAGVSSNMQNAQASATSAAQAANGGVSSNFSAMQANANSSASGLSNNVTSELNSAASSANSASSQMASNITNNFNKAKSSATSAMNGLGSTVTSGMNKINSAVQSAGNKMNSTFTNSFNKAKSAAQSGMNGVRSAVQNGMNGAVAVASSAGNHMVSIMYSTAGGMQSAGYYAGAGFASGLAGSAGYIYAVAAGIAARVTATIRRALDIHSPSRVMKSLGGYTGEGFAIGMSDWIGRINDISKEYALAVTDQSWGVNSTMAIAGSVSTSGVSSSLDSLSDEVKNTSLSEPVFEVHNELVGDKIYTTVKQHEARESAKDDYFNY from the coding sequence ATTCAAAACGCTTTTACAAAAGCAACTAGTTCAGTTTCTAGTTTTGCGACATCGGCGTCTAGCAAGGTTAGCTCAGCATTTAGTACGATTAGCTCAAAAGTAAGCAGTGCTTCAAATACAATCAGCAATTCTTTTATTGGGAAAGTAGGAAGTAGTCTTACTAGCTTAAGTAGTAAAGTTGCAAGTGTTGCGACTAAAATGGCTAGTTCGCTTGGTTCTGGTTTTTCGAATTTATCTAGCAAGGCCACTACTGCACTAAATGGTATGTCGTTCAATGACACGACTAACGCCCTTGCTGTATTTGCACAAAACGGTCTTAAAGGCTCTGACGCTGGTACATCTCTTAAAACAATGCTTTTGAATTTGTCGCCACAAACCGATAAAGCGGCAGCTCAAATGCAACAATTGGGCATTATTACTGCTGATGGTGCTAACCAATTCTATACAGCAGAAGGTAAGCTTAAGTCATTTAGTGAAATCTCACAAATCTTACAAGATAGCTTGAAAGGTTTGACTGCTGAGCAACAACAGAACGCTCTTAAGACAATGTTTGGTACTGACGCCATTCGTGCGGCTAATATTGCGATGAAAGAGGGTGCTGCTGGTGCAGACGCTATGCAAGCTGCAATTAGTAAGGTAACTGCTGCGGATGTCGCTAAAGAAAAACTTAACAACTTAAAAGGTGCTGTTGAGTATCTTAGTGGTTCGTTTGAAACATTACAAATCAAAATTGGAACAGCAGTTTTACCAATTTTGACAGATTTAGTTCAGTGGTTAGATAAGTTAGTTAGCAAATTTAGTGAATCAGCTGGATTGCAAAAATTTTTAGATTCACTAACAGCTTTAGAACCAGCTCTTGACCATATTTTGAATGGTACTAAGTTAACAACTGACCAGATGTCTAAAGCACAAGATGCTGTAAGTAATCTAACACCTGCCATTGTAGGATTAGTTGGTGCATTTGCCTTTGGTCCTGCGTTGAAATATTTAGGAAGTTTAGGAACTACAATGGGAAAACTTGCTGTTGAAGCTCAAACTTCTGGTTCTGTTATAGGTAATGTTTTTGGGATTATCTCTACTAGATTGTTAAAACTAGATAATGATGGAAAAGCAACTGCTGAGGGATTTCGCAAAGCAGCTGGTCAGGGGCTATCTGCAATGTCCACTATGGCAAATGGAATTACTTCAGTTGCAAGCGTGGCATTAGCTGTTATTGGTCCTGCAGCAATTCTTGGTTTAGTTATTGCTGGTCTTGGTCTTATCAATAGTCAATTTGGCACACAGATTGACCAATTGTTGAATATAGTAACGACTAAAGGACCACAAATTATCCAAAATTTGGTTGCTGGTATTACTAGCAAGATTCCAGAATTGATAGCGTCTGGAGCTGATTTAATTGCTAAGTTTGCTAATGCGTTCACTGTTATGTTTCCAGTGCTTGTGCAAGCTGGTGTTCAATTGATTTCTAGCCTTGTTCAAGGGGTTGGACAAAACGCTGGTAGCTTAGTAGCGTCAGCCATTCAAATTGTCGGTATGTTTATTAGCTCAATAGCAAGCGCATTACCTCAGTTATTGTCTGTGGGTATGGACTTTATTGCAAATGTCGTCAATGGTTTGGTTCAAAATTTACCTTTGCTTTTACAATATGCACAACAAATTGTTGATAATTTTGGTCAAAGTTTGTCTGCTAACATGCCGAATATCATTTCTAAAGGTATTGAGATTATTACTAACTTAGTTCAAGGAATTATCCAAAACTTACCAACAATTCTTGCAATTGCTACGCAGGTTATTACTGGATTCATCACAGGATTAGCTAGTTATTTACCTCAAATCTTGCAAGGCGGTATTCAAATTATTGTCATGTTGGTTCAAGGTATTCTACAGAATTTACCTAATATTGTTCAATCAGCAGTACAAATTATTCAGGCGTTGATTCAAGGAATAATTGAAAATCTGCCACAAATCATTGCAGCAGGTATTCAACTTGTTGGACAGTTGGCCGTTACAATCATCCAAAATATTCCACAAATTCTTGCAGCTGGTGTTCAACTTATTGTTGGACTTGGTCAGGCAATGCTTGAAGCTATTCCTAATGCACTTTCTGGTGTATGGGAAGGCATTAAGTCTGGTTTCACTTCGTTGTGGGACACAATCACTGGTAAGAGTTCTGAAACGACTGCAAAAGTTAGCACTGATGTTACAACAATGACAACAAATGTCGGTACTCAAACCAGTCAAATGAGCGCACAAACTAGCGCTGATACAATGTCAGCTCTCAATAGTATTAGTCAAAATACGGGTCTTGCCAATTTGAATGCAACGAACAATGCTACACAAATGGCTTCGAATGTTAATGCACAGACTGGTATTATGAGCGTTCAAGCCCTTAATGATTCCATTGCTATGGCTAATGGCATCAATACTAATACAGCACAAGCAAGTACAAACGCCACAACCAATGCACAGAACATGGCTAACGGTGTTAATGCTGCAACATCTAGTATGAATCTTGATGCTGTTAATCAAGCGCTTAGCTTGTCAGCAGGTGTGTCTAGTAACATGCAAAATGCACAGGCTAGTGCAACCAGCGCAGCACAAGCGGCAAATGGCGGTGTAAGTTCTAACTTTAGTGCTATGCAAGCAAATGCGAATAGTTCAGCTAGCGGTTTATCAAACAACGTGACATCTGAGCTTAATTCAGCTGCTTCATCTGCCAACTCAGCGTCATCACAAATGGCGTCAAACATCACTAACAACTTCAATAAGGCTAAGTCATCTGCAACATCAGCTATGAATGGTTTAGGCTCAACAGTTACTAGTGGAATGAATAAAATCAATAGTGCTGTCCAATCTGCTGGGAACAAGATGAATTCAACGTTCACTAATTCGTTTAACAAAGCGAAAAGTGCTGCACAATCTGGTATGAATGGTGTCCGTTCAGCTGTTCAAAATGGTATGAATGGTGCTGTTGCAGTAGCAAGCAGTGCAGGTAATCACATGGTATCAATCATGTATAGTACTGCAGGTGGTATGCAATCAGCTGGTTATTATGCTGGTGCTGGTTTTGCTAGTGGTCTTGCAGGTTCGGCAGGTTATATTTACGCTGTTGCAGCTGGAATAGCAGCACGAGTAACAGCAACAATTCGTAGAGCATTAGACATTCACTCACCATCTCGTGTGATGAAATCACTCGGTGGCTATACTGGTGAAGGCTTCGCTATTGGCATGTCTGACTGGATAGGTAGAATTAACGACATCAGCAAAGAGTATGCCTTAGCTGTTACTGACCAAAGCTGGGGTGTTAACAGCACTATGGCAATTGCTGGTAGTGTTAGCACGTCTGGTGTGTCATCATCACTTGATAGCTTGTCAGACGAAGTAAAAAACACTAGCTTGTCAGAGCCAGTCTTCGAAGTACACAACGAATTGGTTGGCGATAAGATTTATACGACCGTGAAACAACATGAAGCGCGAGAAAGCGCCAAAGATGACTACTTTAACTATTAA
- a CDS encoding minor capsid protein, translating to MSKKHNDYWSKRSDDIMHYVDGTDIDMFAELQKVYVEQSAELQRDLFAFVTKYADDNKMSYSDALQRLRGVDLSNYQANAKKYRKQAEKDPELLKRLNEQYAGSKVTRLDALNLEMTYKVGVMQGVLETSFENYLKSTAKYAYKKAMGGNSGALNEPALKELINTPFNGRNYSQQLWGNTDDLARDLRDVLKRGFIRGDDVRSMAGELAKKYNVARSRAQILIRTDGTAIVNRSAIKRYEESGLEFYRISVQMDNRMSDICIRIHDEDKRYRIDEFETGVTAPPFHYNCRSAVIPDEDELDEQSLRNIGKANVDSLFEDVSKIWDEVSHGVVDREQIRNKLQDRYDIGVLSSKISRYAAFNNVYIDGNSLSSSLRSHGQQYTLDEFKLIEDVIKKPYLALDNSSRVEGSLLLYAKIPNKDRLVMEAVIIPRDEMMMIHFNKVGIRQEKKNRKNNVILYEKGKE from the coding sequence ATGAGCAAGAAGCACAATGATTACTGGTCAAAGCGTAGTGATGACATTATGCACTATGTTGACGGTACAGACATTGATATGTTTGCTGAATTGCAAAAGGTTTATGTTGAGCAATCAGCAGAGCTCCAACGTGATTTGTTTGCATTTGTGACTAAATATGCAGATGATAATAAAATGAGCTATTCTGACGCCCTACAGCGCCTTAGAGGAGTTGACCTATCAAATTATCAAGCTAACGCTAAGAAGTACCGTAAACAAGCTGAGAAAGACCCAGAATTGCTCAAACGACTGAATGAACAGTATGCTGGCTCGAAAGTGACACGACTGGATGCACTAAATCTTGAAATGACGTACAAAGTTGGTGTCATGCAAGGTGTTCTTGAAACGTCGTTTGAAAATTATCTGAAGTCAACTGCTAAATATGCTTATAAGAAAGCCATGGGTGGCAATAGTGGGGCTTTAAATGAACCAGCGCTGAAAGAACTTATCAATACACCGTTTAATGGTCGAAATTATTCGCAGCAATTGTGGGGCAATACTGATGATTTAGCCAGGGATTTGAGAGATGTTCTAAAACGTGGTTTTATTCGTGGTGATGATGTTCGTAGTATGGCTGGTGAGCTTGCCAAAAAATACAATGTGGCACGTTCACGAGCTCAAATACTTATTAGGACAGATGGAACAGCTATTGTCAATCGTTCAGCTATCAAACGCTATGAAGAGTCTGGTTTGGAATTCTATCGCATATCTGTACAGATGGACAATAGAATGTCTGACATATGCATTAGGATTCATGATGAAGATAAACGTTATAGAATTGATGAGTTCGAAACTGGTGTAACTGCACCACCATTTCATTATAATTGTCGGTCCGCTGTTATTCCTGATGAAGATGAGTTAGACGAACAATCGTTAAGAAATATTGGAAAAGCAAATGTAGATAGCTTATTTGAAGATGTATCAAAGATTTGGGATGAAGTTTCTCATGGCGTGGTAGATAGAGAACAAATAAGAAATAAGTTGCAAGATAGGTATGATATAGGCGTTTTATCGTCTAAAATTAGTCGATATGCGGCATTTAATAATGTTTATATAGACGGCAATAGTTTATCTTCATCTTTGCGTTCTCATGGTCAACAGTATACTTTAGATGAATTTAAATTGATTGAAGATGTAATTAAAAAACCTTATTTAGCTCTTGATAATTCTTCAAGGGTGGAAGGCTCACTTCTTCTTTATGCTAAAATACCTAACAAAGACCGTTTAGTTATGGAAGCAGTTATTATTCCTCGTGATGAAATGATGATGATTCATTTCAATAAAGTAGGTATTAGGCAAGAGAAGAAGAATAGAAAAAACAATGTAATACTTTACGAAAAAGGCAAAGAATAG
- a CDS encoding phage major tail protein, TP901-1 family, producing MTEQIKVTTAKPLSGKKVFYFIQSIHAKIGSNAILPAYRTDGTLTLGAEYSDEQTQQGLLLDKTSTSHEIELTTKFAPKDPSIEVIEQANDTGESVKIWRVLVDETLKTQAGEPAKDVYPAKFGYAKIGDIEYNEGIEDIIEANYTASIVGKLKNGKFPLTAEEIALLNEVYDYQNPGETTGDYDNIKKTDE from the coding sequence ATGACAGAACAAATCAAAGTAACGACTGCTAAACCATTGTCTGGTAAAAAGGTCTTTTACTTCATTCAATCTATTCATGCTAAAATTGGTAGCAATGCAATCTTACCAGCTTATCGTACCGATGGTACTTTAACACTTGGTGCTGAATATTCGGACGAGCAAACACAACAAGGTCTTTTGCTTGATAAAACAAGTACCAGCCATGAAATCGAATTGACGACTAAGTTTGCACCAAAAGACCCTTCAATTGAAGTTATCGAGCAAGCGAACGACACAGGAGAATCAGTTAAGATTTGGCGTGTTCTTGTTGATGAAACATTGAAAACGCAAGCTGGTGAACCTGCAAAAGATGTTTATCCTGCGAAATTTGGCTATGCTAAAATCGGTGATATTGAATACAACGAAGGTATTGAAGACATTATCGAAGCTAACTACACAGCAAGCATTGTTGGTAAGCTAAAAAATGGTAAATTCCCATTGACTGCCGAAGAAATTGCTTTGCTTAATGAAGTCTATGACTATCAAAATCCGGGCGAAACAACTGGTGATTACGATAACATCAAGAAAACAGATGAATAA